A window of the Aquimarina spinulae genome harbors these coding sequences:
- a CDS encoding phosphatase PAP2 family protein has protein sequence MKTMLTLVLIFLYINIANAQFTDAPLTNSTFTNSSQIEFTPEKTLFSKRIIPVALIATGILLSTSSFEKSLQKDLRNMLGDDFYFGMDDYTRYAPVVEMYAADILGAKSKSHWFDQTKNLVLSSIISNGASSLLKREVHKYRPGGSTNANSFPSGHTTTAFTTATVLYEEFKDTNPLLAYSGYFFAITTGSLRMFNNMHYLSDVLVGAGIGILSVKLVYHFNHLISWNPFKKLDGIAFAPQFSEKSVGFYLSRTF, from the coding sequence ATGAAAACTATGCTAACCCTGGTATTGATATTTTTATATATCAATATTGCCAATGCTCAATTTACTGATGCGCCACTTACCAATTCAACATTCACGAATTCTAGTCAGATAGAATTTACACCAGAAAAAACTTTATTTAGTAAAAGAATTATACCTGTAGCGTTGATTGCTACTGGTATTCTTTTATCTACGAGTAGTTTTGAAAAATCGCTTCAGAAAGATCTTAGGAATATGCTCGGAGATGATTTTTATTTTGGTATGGATGATTACACTCGATATGCTCCCGTTGTAGAAATGTATGCTGCAGACATTTTAGGAGCAAAGTCAAAAAGTCATTGGTTTGACCAAACCAAAAATCTTGTTCTTTCATCTATCATAAGTAACGGCGCTTCTTCTTTATTAAAAAGAGAAGTTCATAAATACAGGCCAGGAGGTTCTACCAATGCTAATTCTTTTCCATCGGGGCATACTACTACAGCATTTACTACAGCCACGGTATTGTATGAAGAGTTTAAAGACACGAATCCTCTTTTGGCCTATAGTGGTTACTTTTTTGCTATTACTACAGGAAGTTTAAGAATGTTTAATAATATGCATTATCTCTCTGATGTTTTGGTTGGAGCTGGTATAGGGATATTATCTGTAAAGCTAGTATATCATTTTAATCATCTTATCTCCTGGAATCCATTCAAAAAATTAGATGGAATAGCTTTTGCCCCACAATTTAGTGAAAAATCTGTTGGATTTTATCTTTCCAGAACTTTCTAA
- the guaB gene encoding IMP dehydrogenase, whose product MTAHESKIVGEGLTYDDVLLVPAFSEILPREVSIRTKFTKNIILNVPIVSAAMDTVTESRMAIAMAQEGGIGVLHKNMTIEEQAIKVRKVKRAESGMIIDPVTLPLDAKVIDAKNNMREHSIGGIPIVDDHYKLIGIVTNRDLRFEKNDQRPISEVMTSKNLVTVGEGTSLQQAEVILQDNKIEKLPVVDKENTLVGLITFRDITKLTLKPNANKDKLGRLRVAAAIGVTGDAVERAEALVKSGVDAVVIDTAHGHTKGVVAVLKEVKAKFPELEVVVGNIATGEAAKYLVEAGADAVKVGIGPGSICTTRVVAGVGFPQFSAVLEVASAIKGSGVPVIADGGIRYTGDIPKAIAAGADTVMLGSLLAGTKESPGETVIYEGRKFKTYRGMGSVEAMKKGSKDRYFQDVEDDIKKLVPEGIVGRVAYKGDLVESIHQFIGGLRAGMGYCGAKDIPTLQENGRFVKITASGINESHPHDVTITKEAPNYSRR is encoded by the coding sequence ATGACAGCACATGAATCCAAAATCGTTGGAGAAGGTTTAACCTATGACGATGTTCTTCTAGTTCCCGCATTTTCTGAAATCCTGCCTAGAGAGGTAAGTATCAGAACTAAGTTTACCAAAAATATTATACTTAATGTTCCTATCGTTTCTGCAGCAATGGATACTGTTACAGAAAGTCGTATGGCTATTGCTATGGCTCAAGAAGGTGGGATAGGAGTGTTGCATAAAAACATGACTATCGAAGAACAGGCAATTAAAGTACGCAAAGTAAAACGTGCAGAAAGCGGTATGATTATCGATCCGGTAACATTACCTCTGGATGCCAAAGTAATTGATGCCAAAAACAATATGCGAGAGCATAGCATTGGCGGGATTCCAATTGTAGATGATCATTATAAATTGATTGGTATTGTTACCAATAGAGATCTTCGTTTTGAGAAAAATGATCAACGACCTATATCCGAAGTAATGACCAGTAAAAATCTGGTTACGGTAGGTGAAGGAACGTCTTTACAACAAGCTGAAGTAATTTTGCAAGATAATAAGATCGAAAAACTACCAGTTGTAGATAAAGAAAATACTCTGGTAGGCTTAATTACTTTTAGAGATATTACTAAACTGACCTTAAAACCAAATGCAAATAAAGATAAGTTAGGACGTTTACGTGTAGCAGCTGCTATTGGAGTTACCGGTGATGCTGTAGAGAGAGCAGAAGCTTTAGTGAAATCTGGAGTAGATGCTGTAGTTATCGATACAGCACATGGGCATACCAAAGGTGTAGTTGCGGTATTAAAAGAAGTGAAAGCAAAATTTCCAGAATTAGAAGTAGTTGTAGGAAATATCGCAACTGGCGAAGCTGCGAAATATCTGGTTGAAGCAGGTGCTGATGCCGTAAAAGTAGGAATTGGCCCAGGGTCTATATGTACTACAAGGGTAGTAGCAGGTGTAGGATTTCCTCAGTTCTCTGCAGTGTTAGAAGTTGCTAGTGCAATAAAAGGATCCGGAGTTCCTGTGATTGCAGATGGAGGTATTAGATATACTGGTGATATCCCAAAAGCTATAGCAGCAGGAGCAGATACAGTAATGTTAGGTTCACTTCTGGCAGGAACTAAAGAATCTCCAGGAGAAACAGTGATCTACGAAGGAAGAAAATTTAAAACCTATAGAGGTATGGGATCTGTAGAAGCTATGAAAAAAGGTTCTAAAGATAGGTACTTTCAAGATGTTGAAGATGATATCAAAAAACTGGTTCCAGAAGGTATAGTAGGTAGGGTAGCTTATAAAGGAGATCTTGTAGAAAGCATACACCAATTTATAGGAGGATTGCGCGCCGGTATGGGATATTGTGGAGCAAAAGATATTCCTACACTACAGGAAAATGGTCGTTTTGTGAAGATTACTGCTAGTGGTATTAATGAAAGCCACCCACATGATGTAACTATTACCAAAGAAGCACCTAATTATAGTAGAAGATAA
- a CDS encoding S41 family peptidase: MKNKISIFALITLTPILLLAQSNTDVIKRIQKLMTENYVFLDKAKEVNQRLDELMQEKHFDTFKKPGEFAKALTKEMQKITNDKHLNIAPPRPRNSRPSNPLGFIPMHLQNIERFRRGGFGEVNFFEGNVGYVHLKGFRVEDTIKVDPLMKYLSTADAIIIDLRGNGGGNGPVGVNLSSYFLPENLPLTGVYTRRTDTMENYSTVPVKGMQRLEVPLFILTSGRTFSAAEAFAYDLKARKRATVIGENTGGGAHPVNFMRLPQGYRLIVPIARSINPVTNTNWEGVGVIPDVKSSADDALEKAKEIAEASAAKYREKPFKQLEKILEKNEFTKQEEETVCKLLQLILKRGHMESFMINDMGYSYLREKNIKAARAILRAGSILFPNSPNAQDSYAEVLAQNGQNKLALKHYEAAVTIAKRKKDKQTELYEKNLSNFKAKM, encoded by the coding sequence ATGAAAAATAAAATATCAATATTTGCCCTGATTACCTTAACGCCAATACTTCTTTTAGCTCAATCAAATACCGATGTTATTAAAAGAATACAGAAGCTTATGACAGAGAACTACGTTTTTCTGGATAAAGCAAAAGAAGTAAATCAACGTCTGGATGAATTGATGCAGGAAAAGCATTTCGATACTTTTAAAAAACCAGGAGAGTTTGCAAAAGCATTGACAAAAGAGATGCAAAAAATCACAAATGATAAACATCTCAATATTGCTCCTCCAAGACCTCGAAATAGTAGACCGAGTAATCCTTTAGGTTTTATTCCTATGCATCTGCAAAATATAGAACGTTTTCGAAGAGGAGGATTTGGAGAAGTTAATTTTTTTGAAGGAAATGTAGGTTATGTTCATTTAAAAGGATTTAGAGTAGAAGACACTATAAAAGTAGATCCGCTAATGAAATATTTATCAACTGCCGATGCGATAATTATCGATTTGAGAGGAAATGGCGGTGGTAATGGCCCTGTAGGTGTTAATTTAAGTAGTTATTTTCTTCCCGAAAACCTACCACTAACTGGTGTGTATACTCGAAGAACAGATACTATGGAAAACTATAGTACTGTTCCTGTAAAAGGTATGCAAAGATTAGAGGTTCCTTTATTTATATTAACCAGTGGTAGAACTTTTTCTGCGGCCGAAGCCTTTGCATATGATCTGAAAGCAAGAAAAAGAGCCACAGTTATAGGAGAGAACACCGGTGGTGGCGCACATCCTGTAAATTTTATGAGATTACCACAAGGATATAGACTTATTGTTCCAATTGCTCGCTCGATCAACCCTGTAACAAATACAAACTGGGAAGGTGTTGGAGTAATCCCAGATGTTAAGTCTTCTGCCGATGATGCATTAGAAAAAGCTAAAGAAATAGCTGAAGCAAGTGCTGCAAAGTATAGAGAAAAACCCTTTAAACAACTTGAAAAGATTTTAGAAAAAAATGAGTTTACAAAACAAGAAGAAGAAACTGTCTGTAAACTTCTACAATTGATACTGAAAAGAGGTCATATGGAAAGTTTTATGATTAACGATATGGGGTATAGTTACTTGCGGGAAAAAAATATAAAAGCTGCTCGGGCAATTTTAAGAGCAGGATCAATCCTCTTTCCTAATTCTCCCAATGCCCAAGATAGCTATGCCGAGGTTTTAGCACAAAATGGGCAAAATAAATTAGCATTAAAACATTATGAAGCGGCTGTAACTATTGCAAAACGTAAAAAAGATAAACAAACAGAATTATACGAGAAGAACTTAAGTAATTTTAAAGCTAAGATGTGA
- a CDS encoding AAA family ATPase translates to MKIHIFGASGSGTTTLANNLEQRLGWKHLDADDYYWKKTDPPFQVKIPLLERNIAIKKDIEIYDSVIISGSMVSWGKEWESMFDYAVFLYIPPEVRIQRLINREVARYGVLLQTDAEIQSKSKAFLDWAKQYDDPTFDGRSLTVHKNWIKRLKCPVIQIEGDTTIEERIAHILLQIHKKNSISKK, encoded by the coding sequence TTGAAAATACACATATTTGGAGCTTCGGGATCGGGTACTACGACACTGGCAAATAATCTGGAGCAAAGATTAGGATGGAAACATCTGGATGCAGATGATTATTACTGGAAAAAAACTGATCCACCATTTCAGGTTAAAATTCCATTATTGGAAAGAAATATTGCTATTAAAAAAGATATAGAAATATATGACTCCGTTATTATAAGTGGTTCTATGGTTAGTTGGGGGAAGGAATGGGAAAGCATGTTTGACTATGCTGTATTTTTGTATATACCACCAGAAGTAAGAATACAACGACTAATAAACCGAGAAGTCGCCCGCTATGGAGTTTTATTGCAAACCGATGCCGAAATTCAATCAAAATCAAAAGCATTTCTCGATTGGGCAAAACAGTATGATGATCCTACTTTTGATGGCCGTAGTCTTACAGTACATAAGAATTGGATTAAAAGACTAAAATGCCCGGTTATACAAATAGAAGGAGATACTACAATTGAAGAACGTATAGCACATATATTGCTTCAAATACATAAAAAAAATAGTATCAGTAAGAAGTAG
- a CDS encoding LytR/AlgR family response regulator transcription factor: protein MSIIKCIIVDDEPLAQDVISDYISRLDFLSEVGKFDDALSAIEFLNSETIDLIFLDIQMPMLNGINFLKAVSSPPKVIFTTAHRHYAVDGFELNAVDYLIKPIPFYRFVQAIEKVRTHTDQPIKVPEAPAGAAFFKVDNKKIKVYYTDILFIESLKDYIKVVLKDRFFVTYQTLSGMLELLPSSQFVQVHKSFIVNFHYISVIQGNVLEINDHTIPMGRSYRDNALEKIYQTGKKVWK, encoded by the coding sequence ATGAGTATTATAAAATGTATTATTGTAGATGATGAGCCATTGGCTCAAGATGTTATTTCTGATTACATCAGCAGATTAGATTTTTTATCTGAAGTTGGAAAATTTGATGATGCTTTATCGGCTATCGAGTTTTTAAATTCTGAAACTATCGATCTCATTTTTTTAGATATACAAATGCCTATGCTAAACGGGATCAATTTTCTAAAAGCGGTCTCTTCTCCTCCCAAGGTTATTTTTACTACGGCACATCGGCATTATGCCGTAGATGGATTTGAGCTTAATGCTGTTGATTATCTCATAAAACCAATTCCTTTTTATCGATTTGTACAAGCCATTGAAAAAGTAAGAACACATACAGATCAACCTATAAAAGTACCCGAAGCCCCTGCTGGCGCAGCTTTTTTTAAAGTAGATAATAAAAAAATTAAAGTATATTATACTGATATTCTTTTTATTGAAAGCTTAAAGGATTATATTAAAGTAGTCCTTAAAGACAGGTTTTTTGTGACTTATCAAACGCTTTCCGGAATGTTAGAACTATTACCCTCGTCTCAGTTTGTACAAGTACACAAGTCTTTTATAGTAAATTTTCACTATATAAGTGTTATACAAGGAAATGTATTAGAGATAAATGATCATACCATCCCGATGGGAAGAAGCTATAGAGATAATGCTCTAGAGAAAATATACCAGACCGGAAAAAAAGTTTGGAAATAA
- a CDS encoding sensor histidine kinase, protein MTTSVFFKNRTLKHIVFWILYLLIWIVMDVMYGASLIKASYKYLGCLLEIPFYYIHMYYLWPKYISTKRYVYYFLAFIPLLIINSLLVKLFQYYFVYPILLDIPKLPSDFFSFPRILDFARAILLWFGPPTAIKILQDHYDNKINLEKIKKEQKISELNFLRSQMNPHFLFNTLNNLYSLSLKGSKKTPEALLQLSNLLSYTLYEGSEDKISLEKEIHHLHDYIELEKLRFGNRLNLQMEITGNFGGVMITPLILIPIVENAFKHCSLNERGDVDIQIKIAVTNGELHISTINPVGNSVKEDNKNGIGVQNLSKRLQIIYPQKHTFRLKERAHKFYVDLSIQLDN, encoded by the coding sequence ATGACAACTTCTGTATTTTTTAAAAATCGAACCTTAAAACATATTGTTTTTTGGATTCTTTATTTATTGATTTGGATAGTAATGGATGTAATGTATGGTGCTTCTTTGATAAAAGCTTCTTATAAGTACCTGGGTTGTTTACTCGAAATCCCATTTTATTATATACATATGTATTACTTGTGGCCTAAGTATATTAGTACCAAACGTTATGTATATTATTTTCTGGCTTTCATTCCTCTTCTTATTATAAACTCATTACTTGTAAAACTTTTTCAATATTACTTTGTCTATCCGATTTTATTAGACATACCAAAACTTCCTTCTGATTTTTTTTCTTTTCCCAGAATACTAGATTTTGCAAGAGCAATATTATTATGGTTTGGCCCTCCTACTGCTATCAAGATTTTACAAGATCACTACGATAATAAAATCAACTTAGAAAAAATAAAAAAAGAACAAAAGATCAGTGAATTAAATTTTCTGAGATCTCAGATGAACCCTCATTTTCTCTTTAATACGTTAAACAATCTGTATTCATTATCATTAAAAGGTTCAAAAAAAACTCCAGAAGCTCTATTACAACTATCAAACTTATTATCTTATACTTTATATGAAGGTAGTGAAGACAAAATTTCTTTAGAAAAGGAAATACATCACTTGCATGATTATATTGAATTAGAGAAGTTGCGTTTTGGAAATCGTTTAAACTTACAGATGGAAATCACGGGTAATTTTGGTGGTGTGATGATCACTCCTCTTATCCTAATTCCTATAGTCGAAAATGCTTTTAAACATTGTTCTTTAAATGAAAGAGGAGATGTAGATATACAAATAAAAATAGCGGTTACTAATGGTGAATTACACATTAGCACTATTAATCCGGTAGGGAATTCTGTAAAAGAAGATAATAAAAACGGAATCGGCGTTCAAAATTTATCTAAAAGATTACAGATTATTTACCCTCAAAAACATACCTTTAGGTTAAAAGAACGCGCACATAAATTTTACGTCGACCTAAGTATACAACTAGATAATTGA
- a CDS encoding T9SS type A sorting domain-containing protein, with amino-acid sequence MKTQTTKHRIIIIMLTVILCGWVLHYNLETSNIRKEHEAFLNDTYKKAYVTQGELNSKKPDRPDFAALHEYLTTLDPATKNVPKERLLKSYQFTKAQALKSKLLKKSSSDQIQWENIPANISGRIRKIVFDPSDATHKKIWGGSVTGGLWYNNDITNPASSWENASGFFENLAIGAIAFDPDTTTMYVGTGESYTAVNIYRESSGRGTGIWKSVDHGETWQLLPSSTDFAYINDILVRNEAGTSVLYAAVASGTYKGAPHGSNTTNGLYRSIDGGTNWVQVLPNIIGDTTPYAPSDILEVDGGKLLVGTMRNVDENGAGTILSSLNGTDWTIDDSFATSRFDPTSDLYPGRVKFAVAPSNPKRVYAIISGGFKFPSGFIRDSSSHCILLQSFDAGNTWSEFAGPSRDLGWGDWGSLTWHAMAIGVDANDENTIMIGGFNSFKLVGTDTANTTDASALRWQSISYWLRNRKKFPQYVHADHHTIVYRPGSSDEVLISTDGGVFYSNNITTSNVAEFGNLSNVFPSFFDVNKNLNTIQYYTVGIHPGKGTNFYFGGTQDNGTLLYDGNPIDVTDMVSGGDGVFAFVDKNEPRIRITSVYHNQYFITRDAGKNVTYVGPLSGTFINATDYNSQTNTIFANAMGLGGAITSTDNQHIDELLRVEIKSDAILSKFTPLNTGSTVPYSSIKVSPYDKTKTSTLFIGTQSGKLFKVTNAQSDTPAATEIGSNSFPPATISSIDIGETEDEILITFSNYGISSVWYSDNGGSSWTEKESNLPDMPVRWGLFNPFNRSQVLLATEIGVWATDDIKSSGVEWFPKNETLANVRTDMIAIRESDAKIVAATHGRGMFEGTLNVKDNPTDPPFVDKEVFSIYPNPAQSTFTISSALKSVVAYEGEIFTVDGRLVEQFSYTSGEEFDINISGYKSGIYLVNLEGNDGSQIITKIVKQ; translated from the coding sequence ATGAAAACACAAACTACAAAACATCGCATAATTATAATTATGTTAACTGTAATTCTATGTGGATGGGTCTTACATTATAATTTAGAAACTTCTAACATTAGAAAAGAACATGAAGCTTTTTTGAACGATACCTATAAAAAAGCATATGTAACACAAGGAGAATTAAATAGTAAAAAACCCGATAGGCCAGATTTTGCTGCACTTCACGAATATCTTACTACTCTAGATCCGGCAACAAAAAATGTACCTAAAGAGCGTTTACTAAAATCATATCAATTTACCAAAGCACAAGCACTAAAGAGTAAATTATTAAAAAAAAGTAGTAGTGATCAAATACAATGGGAAAATATCCCCGCTAATATATCGGGTAGAATTCGAAAAATAGTCTTTGATCCTTCAGACGCAACACATAAGAAAATATGGGGTGGATCGGTTACTGGTGGGTTATGGTATAATAATGATATTACAAATCCGGCATCCTCTTGGGAAAATGCATCTGGTTTTTTTGAAAACCTAGCGATAGGTGCCATTGCTTTTGACCCCGATACTACTACTATGTATGTCGGAACAGGAGAATCCTATACAGCTGTAAATATTTATCGAGAATCTTCTGGTCGAGGTACAGGTATATGGAAATCTGTTGATCACGGTGAAACTTGGCAGCTTTTACCATCAAGTACTGATTTTGCTTATATAAATGATATTCTGGTTAGAAATGAAGCAGGTACAAGTGTACTCTATGCTGCAGTTGCTTCGGGAACCTATAAAGGAGCTCCACATGGGTCTAATACTACCAATGGGCTATATCGGTCAATAGACGGCGGTACCAATTGGGTACAAGTGCTTCCGAATATAATAGGAGATACTACACCATATGCTCCTTCAGATATACTGGAAGTTGATGGAGGAAAACTTCTTGTAGGTACGATGCGAAATGTTGATGAAAATGGAGCAGGTACGATACTTAGTTCTTTAAACGGAACCGATTGGACTATTGATGATTCTTTTGCAACAAGTAGATTTGATCCTACAAGTGACCTTTATCCAGGTAGAGTAAAATTTGCAGTTGCTCCTTCTAACCCAAAGAGAGTTTATGCTATTATAAGCGGAGGGTTCAAATTTCCCTCAGGGTTTATTAGAGATTCAAGTAGTCATTGTATTCTTTTACAATCTTTTGATGCAGGTAATACATGGTCAGAATTTGCAGGTCCAAGTAGAGATTTAGGCTGGGGAGACTGGGGATCTCTTACCTGGCATGCTATGGCGATAGGAGTAGATGCCAATGATGAAAACACTATCATGATTGGTGGTTTTAATAGTTTTAAATTAGTAGGAACTGATACGGCTAATACTACAGATGCCAGTGCTTTAAGATGGCAATCTATCTCCTACTGGTTGCGAAATCGAAAAAAATTCCCACAATATGTACATGCAGATCATCACACCATTGTGTATAGGCCAGGCTCTTCTGATGAAGTTCTTATTTCTACCGATGGAGGTGTATTCTACTCTAATAATATTACAACTTCTAATGTAGCCGAATTTGGAAATCTCTCAAACGTATTTCCTTCCTTTTTTGATGTGAATAAAAACCTGAATACAATTCAGTACTATACCGTTGGTATTCACCCAGGAAAAGGAACTAATTTTTATTTCGGAGGAACACAAGATAATGGCACACTACTGTATGATGGTAATCCCATTGATGTTACCGATATGGTAAGTGGCGGAGATGGTGTATTTGCGTTTGTTGATAAAAACGAACCTCGTATTAGGATCACTTCGGTATATCATAATCAATATTTTATCACCAGGGATGCCGGCAAAAATGTTACTTATGTTGGTCCATTGAGTGGTACTTTTATCAATGCAACAGACTATAACTCGCAAACCAATACCATTTTTGCAAATGCTATGGGGCTTGGCGGCGCAATAACCTCTACTGATAATCAACATATTGATGAATTATTAAGGGTAGAAATAAAAAGTGATGCTATACTTTCGAAATTCACACCGCTAAACACAGGATCGACTGTACCCTATTCTAGTATAAAGGTATCACCATATGATAAAACAAAAACTTCTACTTTGTTTATTGGTACTCAATCTGGTAAATTATTTAAAGTAACAAATGCACAGAGTGATACTCCTGCCGCTACAGAAATCGGCAGCAACTCATTCCCTCCTGCTACTATATCCAGTATTGATATTGGTGAAACTGAGGATGAAATTTTAATTACTTTTTCTAACTATGGTATTAGTTCGGTTTGGTATAGTGATAATGGAGGAAGCTCATGGACAGAAAAAGAAAGTAATCTACCCGATATGCCAGTACGATGGGGATTATTTAATCCTTTTAATCGATCACAAGTGTTGTTGGCTACAGAAATCGGAGTATGGGCTACAGATGATATAAAATCAAGTGGAGTTGAATGGTTTCCTAAAAATGAAACCCTTGCCAATGTAAGAACAGATATGATCGCGATACGGGAGTCGGATGCAAAAATTGTGGCAGCTACTCATGGTCGGGGGATGTTTGAAGGCACTCTAAATGTAAAAGACAATCCAACCGATCCTCCTTTTGTAGATAAAGAGGTTTTTTCTATTTATCCTAATCCAGCCCAAAGTACATTTACAATTAGCTCGGCATTAAAAAGTGTTGTCGCATATGAAGGGGAAATTTTTACAGTAGATGGTAGACTGGTAGAACAATTTTCCTATACTTCTGGTGAGGAATTCGATATTAATATTAGTGGCTATAAGTCTGGTATTTATCTTGTAAATCTGGAAGGAAATGATGGCTCGCAAATTATCACTAAAATAGTAAAACAGTAA
- a CDS encoding nuclear transport factor 2 family protein, whose product MKNRQRNNLFLITSFLLLTVLHFPKSSAQHAITEQYFRHMRYNHVSPHVRIQGIHEINQQEAQRTSHYVFKYNEKKELIEIINYHYHDQRKHPLATIGAHRTVFEYSDAEEIRTFFDKKGKRMTNNREVYKEIYQYDKNGFINALDFYDLNDEPMESNWKIANYRWSKNKKMVIEKRYDLQNNPVNISPYFEFGITGILYRKDGSPKANYNLNEKLEIQENSIGVASYEDTYDEKGNHVRYSYHNAKGKLTKNQWNFAANNQEFDDKGYLIKGAMFDENNELIHKRDFPSVTHIRMANPASKKDTIEIKERALGYLVALQELKPDLMKEVFHKGLAKRTMGFDREKQKEVIRETSYEQMVEFAKSWNKSGAKFPPKPSNKIKILDIYNRIATVKLISDNWVEYLHLVKTNDQWQIINLLWQHKNVDRYPNQNK is encoded by the coding sequence ATGAAAAACAGACAACGAAATAACCTGTTTTTAATAACTTCATTTTTGTTACTAACAGTATTGCATTTTCCTAAATCTAGTGCTCAACATGCTATAACAGAACAATATTTTAGGCACATGAGATATAATCATGTATCACCACATGTGAGAATACAAGGAATTCACGAAATAAATCAGCAAGAAGCCCAACGTACGTCTCATTATGTTTTTAAGTACAATGAAAAAAAAGAATTAATAGAGATTATTAACTATCATTATCACGACCAACGAAAACACCCCTTAGCAACAATAGGAGCACATAGAACGGTTTTTGAGTACTCTGATGCTGAAGAGATTCGTACTTTTTTTGATAAGAAAGGAAAGCGAATGACTAATAATCGCGAGGTCTATAAAGAAATATACCAATATGATAAAAATGGATTCATAAATGCACTTGATTTTTATGATTTGAACGATGAACCTATGGAGTCTAATTGGAAAATTGCGAATTACCGGTGGTCAAAAAACAAAAAAATGGTGATAGAAAAGCGGTATGATCTACAAAATAACCCTGTTAATATTTCACCGTATTTTGAATTTGGGATAACAGGAATTTTATATAGAAAAGATGGATCTCCAAAAGCTAATTATAATCTTAATGAAAAATTAGAAATTCAAGAAAACTCAATAGGAGTGGCCTCTTACGAAGATACCTATGATGAAAAAGGAAATCATGTTAGGTATTCTTATCACAATGCAAAAGGAAAATTAACTAAAAACCAGTGGAATTTTGCTGCCAACAACCAAGAGTTTGACGATAAGGGATACCTCATAAAAGGAGCAATGTTTGATGAAAATAACGAATTGATACACAAGCGAGATTTTCCGTCTGTTACTCATATAAGAATGGCTAACCCAGCAAGTAAAAAAGATACTATAGAAATAAAAGAAAGAGCGTTAGGGTATTTAGTAGCACTACAGGAATTAAAACCTGATCTCATGAAAGAAGTGTTTCATAAAGGTTTAGCTAAGAGGACGATGGGGTTTGATCGAGAAAAACAAAAAGAAGTGATTAGAGAAACCAGCTATGAACAGATGGTAGAATTTGCAAAATCATGGAACAAATCCGGAGCTAAGTTTCCGCCTAAACCCAGTAATAAAATAAAGATATTAGATATCTATAATCGCATAGCTACAGTTAAATTAATTTCAGACAATTGGGTAGAATATTTGCATTTAGTAAAAACAAATGACCAATGGCAAATCATAAATTTACTTTGGCAGCATAAGAATGTAGATCGGTATCCAAACCAAAATAAATAA